In the genome of Acidimicrobiia bacterium, one region contains:
- the ispH gene encoding 4-hydroxy-3-methylbut-2-enyl diphosphate reductase: MVEKVLLAEPRGFCAGVEMAIKALTWMVGIFEPPVYCYHEIVHNVAVVGVFERAGVRFVESIDEVPEGAPVMLSAHGSGPDVVATAGARSAVLVDAVCPLVTKVHHEVRRRATDGFDIVYVGHEGHDEAIGTVAVAPGAVTLIDPERGLGEFEARDPSRVALLAQTTLGLHEWQSVLDSARSRYPELWTARRSDLCYATTNRQEAVLALADRCELVLVVGSENSSNTQALVRVARTRGVPAYRVEAPDVIDPAWLRGVTTVGVTAGASAPDGAVRAVIAAVAPEHGVETLTVTPEDEYFPPPPQLRAFVSALQAAVEFGVTARHPGRPGPLEDDRAWNATRALEMLGA, translated from the coding sequence ATGGTGGAAAAGGTGCTCCTGGCCGAGCCGCGGGGCTTCTGCGCCGGCGTCGAGATGGCGATCAAGGCGCTCACGTGGATGGTGGGCATCTTTGAGCCACCGGTGTACTGCTACCACGAGATCGTCCACAACGTGGCAGTGGTCGGTGTCTTCGAGCGGGCAGGCGTTCGATTCGTCGAGTCGATCGACGAGGTCCCCGAGGGTGCCCCGGTGATGCTCTCGGCTCATGGTTCTGGCCCCGACGTCGTGGCGACGGCAGGGGCCCGGTCGGCGGTTCTGGTCGATGCCGTCTGTCCGTTGGTTACCAAGGTTCATCACGAGGTGCGCCGCCGCGCCACCGACGGTTTCGACATCGTCTATGTAGGGCACGAAGGGCACGACGAGGCGATCGGCACCGTGGCGGTTGCGCCCGGGGCGGTCACGTTGATCGATCCCGAACGGGGCCTGGGAGAGTTCGAAGCCAGGGATCCGTCGCGGGTCGCGCTCCTCGCCCAGACGACCCTCGGTCTACACGAGTGGCAGTCGGTGCTCGACTCCGCCAGGAGCCGCTATCCGGAGCTGTGGACCGCTCGCCGCTCCGACCTCTGCTACGCCACCACCAATCGCCAGGAGGCAGTGCTGGCGTTGGCGGACCGGTGCGAGCTGGTGCTGGTGGTCGGCTCCGAGAACTCGTCGAACACCCAGGCGCTGGTTCGGGTGGCACGCACTCGCGGCGTTCCGGCGTATCGCGTCGAGGCGCCCGATGTGATCGATCCGGCGTGGCTTCGGGGTGTGACGACGGTCGGGGTCACCGCCGGTGCCTCGGCGCCGGACGGTGCCGTTCGGGCGGTGATCGCCGCAGTCGCTCCCGAGCATGGTGTGGAGACACTCACCGTCACACCGGAGGACGAGTACTTCCCTCCCCCGCCTCAGCTGAGGGCCTTCGTGAGTGCGCTGCAGGCGGCGGTCGAGTTCGGCGTCACCGCTCGCCATCCCGGCCGGCCCGGCCCTCTCGAGGACGATCGAGCGTGGAACGCGACCAGGGCGCTCGAGATGTTGGGCGCCTAG